A DNA window from Pungitius pungitius chromosome 1, fPunPun2.1, whole genome shotgun sequence contains the following coding sequences:
- the ecsit gene encoding LOW QUALITY PROTEIN: evolutionarily conserved signaling intermediate in Toll pathway, mitochondrial (The sequence of the model RefSeq protein was modified relative to this genomic sequence to represent the inferred CDS: inserted 1 base in 1 codon), whose protein sequence is MCVGPGSSTGFTSWRLIPEGDFSSSYVSQQNCACDGSTMKSARCLLQLQCLTLVGQSTRSAAQYGALLRAASSRPVAPPPHRPPLQVLRRFHGSPVRPKDRPIPAEFINEDDKKGDRSLVVHDDLFERVARNVKTKATFNKVVDVFIKNDVRRRGHVEFIYAALKKMPEFGVERDLVVYNRLLDVFPKEVFVPRNFIQRMFNHYPRQQECGVQLLEQMENYGIMPNMETKVLLVQIFGEKGHPMRKFQRIMYWFPKFKHVNPFPVPKHLPEDPVDLARFCLTRIANDRDAKVTVHQLPCTDVTESGEQITLPHLVGIQGPSQVELLAKHNPNRPLFVEGPFPLWLRNTCVYYYVLRADPTPPEEKVEEPFDPERCLDYPLRLELDLDRDLGDEESFDVEDLDEGPVFAMCMTGLGEQAVLNQWISGLQEENPILGRVPTLFRLDAGPRELQGADETDSFHHHGPEPEYQKEERQPEEEHXEEEPRTSQRMKR, encoded by the exons atgtgtgtgggaCCAGGAAGTTCTACCGGCTTTACATCATGGAGGTTAATCCCTGAAGGAGACTTCAGTTCTTCGTACGTCAGTCAGCAGAATTG TGCGTGTGATGGCTCTACCATGAAGAGTGCCCGCTGCCTGCTCCAGCTGCAGTGTCTCACACTGGTTGGCCAGTCCACCAGGTCTGCTGCCCAGTATGGAGCTCTACTCCGGGCGGCTTCCTCCAGGCCTGTGGCCCCCCCGCCACACCGCCCCCCGCTGCAG GTGTTAAGACGTTTCCACGGCAGCCCGGTGCGGCCCAAGGACCGACCGATCCCCGCGGAGTTCATCAACGAGGACGACAAGAAGGGGGACAGGTCCTTGGTTGTCCACGACGACCTGTTTGAGCGGGTGGCCAGAAATGTGAAAACCAAGGCCACGTTCAACAAAGTGGTGGACGTTTTCATCAAGAACGACGTGAGACGGCGAGGTCACGTGGAGTTCATCTACGCTGCTTTGAAGAAGATGCCAGAGTTTGGTGTGGAGAGGGACCTGGTGGTCTACAACAGGCTGCTGGATGTCTTCCCCAAAGAGGTGTTTGTGCCCAGGAACTTTATCCAGCGGATGTTCAACCACTATCCCCGGCAGCAAGAGTGTGGGGTGCAGCTACTGGAGCAGATGGAGAACTACG GTATCATGCCCAACATGGAGACCAAAGTCCTGCTTGTCCAGATCTTTGGAGAGAAAGGCCACCCTATGAGGAAGTTCCAGCGCATCATGTACTGGTTCCCCAAATTCAAGCATGTCAACCCATTTCCTGTACCCAAGCATCTGCCCGAGGACCCGGTGGACCTGGCTCGCTTCTGCCTGACCCGCATTGCTAACGACCGGGACGCTAAAGTCACCGTGCACCAG CTGCCATGCACAGACGTCACAGAGAGTGGCGAGCAGATCACACTTCCACATTTAGTAGGTATCCAGGGCCCCAGCCAGGTGGAGCTGCTGGCCAAGCACAACCCAAACAGGCCGTTGTTTGTCGAGGGCCCCTTCCCTCTTTGGCTGAGGAACACGTGTGTGTACTACTACGTCCTCAGAGCTGACCCCACACCGCCGGAGGAGAAG GTTGAGGAGCCCTTTGATCCAGAGAGGTGCTTGGACTATCCTCTGCGCCTCGAACTGGATCTGGACCGTGACCTTGGGGACGAGGAGAGCTTTGACGTTGAAGACT TGGACGAGGGCCCGGTCTTTGCCATGTGTATGACCGGCTTAGGAGAACAGGCCGTCCTCAACCAGTGGATCTCTGGCCTCCAGGAGGAAAATCCCATCCTGGGTCGGGTCCCCACTCTGTTCCGCCTTGACGCTGGGCCCCGGGAGCTGCAGGGGGCGGATGAGACCGATTCATTCCACCACCACGGCCCAGAACCTGAGTACCAAAAAGAGGAGAGACAGCCTGAAGAAGAAC TGGAGGAAGAGCCAAGGACAAGCCAGAGGATGAAACGGTGA
- the eml3 gene encoding echinoderm microtubule-associated protein-like 3 produces MDSSTNSLDDASADGSADFADRASMMEVRLQAQEDEITLLKSSLADALRKIRLHDQLLPLLKQQLIALNPSAAAVLNKVRCTDGCTGSTRRSSSSAAEGIRPPATSQLSDSIVTNANGHIESPVSMTPRPGPATQDRSTQTEPALPGQDTGQKRVPLPRRVQSLQLEDALALGKPLVDGTRDKLHRVPGWEEEDEEEEETGGGEPEKELSWTSSVEEPIQPTLIKGLQKEAHQDRSCSPEELGSPSASLRTSDSNLSSRSGPMSPIQEGEKKPLVRRNSEKLGNPEKQKKRLDKKAASSANLLSRSPSLDNRAKELVSGAGSLGSRRGTYSQEQSIKMFIRGRPITMYIPSNIQNYEDLKMEPPSERLELDWVYGYRGRDCRANLYFLPSGEAVFFIACVVVLYHINNRTQRHYDKHTDCVRCLTLHPDKVRMASGQTAGVDKDGKPLHPCVYIWDSTTLVTLQQIGLGAFQRGVGCVAFSVADSGAFLCVIDDSNEHMLSVWECNNWTRHAEVKSTNEAVFCVEFNSSDSTNIITCGKSHVYFWTLIAGQFTKKQGIFGKYKKPKFIQCFVFSLTGDVLTGDSEGNILTWGKSAADVKTLGKGAKETFQIMRQTRAHEGSVFTLCTLQGGTVLSGGGKDRKIIRWSADLAPERECEIPENYGAVRTIADVDGEELLVGTTRNAILRGTFSDGFVAIVQGHMDEMWGLATHPSQNIFITCGHDRQVCLWNTEEHKLDWCITVEEYGLCADFCPNGSVVSVGLSTGRWMVLDLLTREVVCESIDGNEQLSVMRYSPDGSFLAVGSHDNFIYIYNVTESGRRYTRFGKCNGHSSFITHLDWSKDGKYIMSNSGDYEILYWDIAAGCKLLRNRFESKDREWASYTCVLGFHVMGVWLEGSDGTDINALCRSHSERMVAVADDFCKVHLFQYPCPKLKAPSHKYEGHGSHVTNVCFTHSDSHLLSMGGKDTCIIQWRVIRGGAGDSREKPPSASPTSTSSPEPATI; encoded by the exons ATGGATTCCTCTACTAACAGTTTGG ACGACGCATCGGCAGATGGCAGCGCCGACTTCGCGGATCGAGCTTCCATGATGGAGGTGCGTCTGCAGGCACAGGAGGACGAGATCACGCTGCTCAAGTCCTCGCTGGCTGACGCCCTGCGCAAGATCCGCCTCCATGATCAGCTTCTACCGTTACTGAAACAGCAGCTCATCGCAC TGAACCCAAGTGCTGCTGCGGTGCTGAACAAAGTGCGTTGCACTGATGGTTGCACAGGCAGCACAAGACGTTCCTCCAGCTCAGCCGCTGAGGGAATCCGCCCCCCTGCTACCAG CCAACTGTCAGACAGCATTGTGACCAATGCCAATGGCCACATAGAAAGCCCAGTGTCCATGACGCCAAGACCCGGACCCGCGACACAGGACAGGTCAACCCAGACAGAGCCCGCCCTCCCAGGGCAGGACACTGGGCAGAAAAGGGTCCCTCTCCCCAGGCGTGTCCAGAGCCTGCAACTCGAGGACGCCCTCGCTCTGGGGAAGCCTTTGGTTGATGGGACGCGGGACAAGCTGCACCGTGTCCCTGGctgggaagaggaagatgaggaggaagaagaaacaggaggAGGGGAACCGGAAAAGGAGCTGAGTTGGACGTCGTCTGTGGAGGAGCCTATTCAGCCCACATTGATCAAAGGCCTCCAGAAGGAGGCCCACCAGGACAGGAGCTGCTCCCCAGAGGAACTGGGCTCACCCTCGGCATCGCTCAGAACCTCAGACTCCAACCTCAGCTCCCGCTCTGGCCCCATGTCCCCCATccaggaaggagagaagaaaccGCT GGTTCGTAGGAACAGCGAGAAACTGGGGAACCCGGAGAAGCAAAAGAAACGTCTGGACAAGAAGGCGGCGTCCTCGGCCAACCTACTCAGCCGCTCCCCGAGCCTGGATAA CCGAGCGAAGGAGCTGGTCAGCGGTGCAG gATCCCTCGGATCCAGAAGAGGAACCTACAGCCAAG AACAGTCAATCAAAATGTTCATCCGAGGCCGGCCAATAACCATGTACATCCCCTCCAACATCCAGAACTATGAAGACCTCAAGATGGAGCCCCCCTCTGAGAGACTGGAGTTAGACTGGGT CTATGGTTACAGGGGCCGGGACTGCCGGGCCAACCTGTACTTCCTTCCATCGGGCGAGGCAGTGTTCTTCATCGCCTGCGTGGTGGTGCTTTACCACATCAACAACCGCACTCAACGCCACTATGACAAGCACACTGATTGCGTCCGCTG TCTGACGCTCCATCCTGACAAGGTGCGCATGGCGTCTGGCCAGACAGCAGGTGTGGATAAAGACGGCAAG CCCCTGCATCCTTGTGTTTACATTTGGGACTCCACCACCCTGGTCACCCTCCAGCAGATCGGCCTGGGAGCCTTCCAGAGGGGAGTTGGATGCGTTGCGTTTTCCGTTGCT GACTCTGGAGCGTTCTTGTGTGTGATCGACGACTCTAATGAACACATGCTGTCGGTTTGGGAGTGCAACAACTGGACCAGGCACGCAGAGGTCAAG AGCACCAACGAGGCGGTGTTCTGCGTGGAGTTCAACTCCAGCGACAGCACCAACATCATCACCTGTGGCAAGTCCCACGTCTACTTCTGGACGCTGATTGCGGGACAGTTCACCAAGAAGCAAGGCATCTTTGGG AAATACAAGAAGCCCAAGTTCATCCAGTGCTTTGTGTTCAGTCTGACCGGCGACGTTCTTACCGGAGACTCTGAGGGAAACATCCTTACGTGGGGCAAATCAGCTGCAGATGTCAAAACGCTCGGTAAAGGAGCCAAAG AGACCTTTCAGATCATGCGACAGACACGAGCCCACGAAGGCAGCGTGTTCACCCTGTGCACCCTGCAGGGAGGCACTGTGCTCAGCGGAGGAGGGAAGGACCGCAAGATCATCCGCTGGAGCGCCGATCTGGCACccgagagagagtgtgag ATTCCAGAAAATTATGGAGCAGTCCGTACCATCGCAGATGTGGATGGAGAGGAGCTACTAGTTGGTACAACCCGTAACGCCATCCTGAGAGGTACCTTCTCGGATGGATTTGTGGCCATAGTACAG ggtcacatggATGAGATGTGGGGGCTTGCCACACACCCCTCTCAGAACATCTTCATCACCTGCGGCCATGACAGGCAGGTGTGCTTGTGGAACACAGAGGAACACAAGCTGGACTGGTGCATTACAGTGGAG GAGTACGGCTTGTGTGCTGACTTCTGCCCCAATGGATCCGTGGTTTCAGTCGGCCTGAGCACAGGAAG GTGGATGGTTCTTGACCTGCTGACCAGAGAGGTGGTTTGTGAGTCCATTGATGGGAACGAGCAGCTGTCGGTCATGAGATACTCACCAG ACGGCAGCTTCTTAGCTGTTGGATCCCATGACAACTTTATCTACATCTACAATGTGACCGAGAGCGGCCGGCGTTACACTCGCTTTGGGAAATGTAAC GGCCACTCCAGCTTCATAACTCACCTGGATTGGTCCAAAGATGGAAAGTACATCATGTCCAATTCGGGCGACTATGAGATCCTTTACT GGGACATAGCAGCAGGGTGTAAACTGCTGAGGAATCGCTTTGAGAGTAAAGACAGGGAATGGGCCTCTTATACGTGTGTGCTGGGCTTCCACGTCATGG GTGTGTGGTTGGAGGGCTCTGATGGCACGGACATCAACGCGCTGTGTCGCTCCCACAGTGAAAGGATGGTGGCCGTGGCTGACGACTTCTGTAAAGTCCACCTCTTCCAGTACCCCTGTCCCAAGCTCAAG GCGCCGAGCCACAAGTACGAGGGCCACGGCAGCCACGTCACCAACGTCTGCTTCACCCACAGCGACTCCCACCTCCTCTCCATGGGCGGAAAGGACACCTGCATCATCCAGTGGAGGGTGATCAGAGGCGGGGCTGGCGACAGCAGGGAGAAGCCGCCCTCGGCCTCGcccacctccaccagctcccCGGAGCCCGCCACCATCTAG